One stretch of Planococcus sp. PAMC 21323 DNA includes these proteins:
- a CDS encoding Abi family protein, which yields MRDVKDFATHDEQLEILEKRGLIVADKAAARRILSRENYYALIDGYKEPFLEHDVKLNPYGLERYQEGTDFSHICALHRFDRDLRMLLLNELLKFEKNMKSKLAYRFSEKFKRAGSFLETNNFSVDSQHHHERDRIISTLANLIKSHKKRDKVRYPAIREFYDKHKDVPLWVLVNFLSLGQITHFYTVIDEGLRDQIARDFAEEYSEQYGLMTLKASELDAILRIVFPYRNKSAHEEVLYRYHLTHPVELETLEERLEMNKGSLSEATVFSLLSLVKLTLTKADYDQFSLTLMQLIKRLEMSIQKRAFTKIMKDAGFSS from the coding sequence ATGAGAGACGTGAAAGATTTTGCTACTCACGATGAGCAACTAGAAATACTCGAAAAGCGTGGACTAATAGTGGCAGACAAAGCTGCTGCAAGACGGATTTTATCGCGTGAGAATTATTATGCTTTGATCGATGGTTACAAAGAGCCTTTTCTTGAGCATGATGTAAAACTTAATCCGTACGGGTTAGAACGCTATCAAGAAGGAACAGATTTTAGTCATATTTGTGCATTGCATCGTTTTGATCGGGATTTAAGGATGTTATTACTGAACGAACTGCTAAAGTTTGAAAAAAATATGAAATCAAAATTAGCTTATCGATTTTCTGAAAAGTTTAAAAGAGCAGGGAGCTTTCTAGAGACAAACAATTTCAGTGTGGACAGCCAACATCATCATGAGCGAGATCGTATTATTTCAACGCTCGCCAACTTAATCAAAAGTCATAAAAAGCGCGATAAAGTAAGGTACCCGGCCATTCGTGAATTTTATGATAAACATAAAGATGTCCCGCTTTGGGTACTGGTCAATTTTTTATCGCTTGGGCAAATCACTCATTTTTATACAGTTATCGACGAAGGACTACGTGATCAAATCGCTCGTGATTTTGCTGAAGAATATAGCGAGCAATATGGGTTGATGACTTTAAAGGCGAGTGAGTTAGACGCTATTTTGCGCATTGTTTTCCCGTATCGCAATAAATCGGCGCATGAAGAAGTGCTATACCGTTATCACCTGACGCACCCAGTCGAGTTAGAAACATTAGAAGAGCGATTAGAGATGAACAAAGGAAGCTTGAGTGAAGCGACTGTTTTTTCATTACTATCTCTAGTAAAACTAACTTTAACAAAAGCTGACTATGATCAATTTTCATTAACATTAATGCAGCTAATTAAGAGGTTAGAAATGTCCATTCAAAAAAGAGCATTTACGAAAATTATGAAAGATGCCGGATTTAGTAGCTGA
- a CDS encoding fructose bisphosphate aldolase — MNQEQMDFVKNGKGFIAALDQSGGSTPKALALYGVSENQYSSEEEMYDLIHEMRTRVMTAPSFNSDSIVGAILFEQTMDRKVEGQYTPDYLWEKKGVAPFLKVDKGLADEENGVQVMKPMPNLDDLLKRANERNIFGTKMRSVIKEANADGIKKVVEQQFEVGKQILAAGLVPILEPEVDINSKDKEQSEKILKEEMLKHLDSLNEDQNVMIKITIPTEDNYYKEMIDHPRVVRVVALSGGYKRDDANQKLAANNGLIASFSRALSEGVNANQTDEEFNAMLENSIKDIYEASIT; from the coding sequence ATGAATCAGGAACAAATGGACTTTGTGAAAAATGGAAAAGGTTTTATTGCGGCACTTGACCAAAGTGGCGGAAGTACACCAAAAGCTTTAGCACTTTATGGCGTATCAGAAAATCAATATTCTTCAGAAGAAGAAATGTATGACTTAATCCACGAAATGCGGACACGTGTTATGACTGCTCCTTCTTTCAATTCCGATTCAATTGTTGGCGCAATTCTTTTTGAACAAACAATGGACCGTAAAGTAGAAGGTCAGTATACACCTGATTATTTATGGGAGAAAAAAGGCGTTGCACCATTCTTGAAAGTCGACAAAGGACTTGCAGATGAAGAAAATGGTGTTCAAGTGATGAAACCAATGCCTAACTTAGACGACTTATTAAAACGTGCCAACGAACGCAATATTTTCGGCACAAAAATGCGTTCTGTTATTAAAGAAGCAAATGCTGATGGGATTAAAAAAGTAGTAGAGCAACAATTTGAAGTTGGCAAACAAATTCTTGCTGCTGGTTTAGTGCCAATTCTAGAACCCGAAGTGGATATTAACAGTAAAGACAAAGAACAGTCCGAAAAAATTCTTAAAGAGGAAATGCTCAAGCATTTGGACTCATTAAACGAAGATCAAAACGTAATGATCAAAATTACGATTCCGACAGAAGATAATTACTACAAAGAAATGATTGATCATCCACGCGTTGTTCGCGTAGTTGCCTTGTCTGGTGGTTACAAACGTGATGACGCCAATCAAAAATTAGCAGCTAATAATGGGCTAATCGCTAGCTTCTCGCGTGCTCTATCTGAAGGCGTTAATGCCAATCAAACAGACGAAGAATTTAACGCAATGCTAGAAAACTCTATTAAAGACATCTACGAAGCTTCAATAACTTAA
- the gdhA gene encoding NADP-specific glutamate dehydrogenase, whose translation MKKQSSYEYIHDIHKKVRNRNPGEAEFLQATWEVFDSLQPVFEQHPEYVEQGILERISEPERFIEFRVTWEDDAGNVHVNRGYRVQFNSTLGPFKGGLRFHPSLTASVVKFLGFEQIFKNALTGLPIGGGKGGSDFDPKGKSDREIMRFCQSFMTELSRHIGPDIDVPAGDIGVGKREIGYMFGQYKRLRNASEAGVFTGKNPENGGSLIRKEATGYGTVYFVEEMLKDRGHSFTDSKVIVSGSGNVSIYAMEKAIEFGTTVVACSDSEGFIYDPGGIDVETVKQLKEVERKRIYHYLEHHPNAQYGNDKSEIWTIPCDIALPCATQNEINRERAEAMVENSVKAVGEGANMPCTEEAVRVLTNNGVLFAPAKAANAGGVAVSAMEMSQNSMRYSWSAEEVDEKLLQVMKNIYKTCTETAAQYGSPGNLVIGANIAGFKKVADAMMSHGLN comes from the coding sequence ATGAAAAAGCAATCGTCTTATGAATACATACATGACATACATAAAAAAGTTAGAAATCGAAATCCAGGAGAAGCAGAGTTCTTGCAAGCAACTTGGGAAGTGTTTGATTCGTTACAACCGGTATTTGAACAACACCCAGAGTATGTAGAACAAGGAATACTCGAACGTATTTCTGAACCAGAGCGATTTATTGAATTTCGCGTAACGTGGGAAGATGATGCTGGGAATGTCCATGTTAATCGCGGATACCGTGTACAGTTTAATAGTACACTTGGACCGTTTAAAGGTGGGTTAAGGTTTCATCCTAGCTTGACTGCGAGTGTTGTGAAGTTTCTTGGCTTTGAACAAATCTTCAAGAATGCTTTAACCGGCTTGCCAATTGGTGGGGGAAAAGGTGGATCTGACTTTGACCCTAAAGGAAAGTCAGACCGTGAAATTATGCGTTTTTGCCAAAGTTTTATGACAGAACTTAGCCGTCATATTGGTCCGGATATAGACGTTCCAGCAGGAGATATAGGAGTCGGTAAACGAGAAATCGGCTATATGTTTGGCCAATATAAACGTCTTAGGAATGCATCAGAAGCTGGCGTTTTTACAGGGAAAAATCCAGAGAATGGTGGTAGCCTCATTCGTAAGGAAGCCACAGGATACGGCACCGTCTATTTTGTTGAAGAAATGCTGAAAGATCGAGGACATTCCTTTACAGACAGTAAAGTTATTGTTTCTGGATCTGGAAATGTGTCGATTTACGCAATGGAAAAAGCGATTGAGTTTGGTACAACAGTTGTTGCGTGTAGCGACTCGGAAGGATTTATTTACGACCCAGGTGGTATTGATGTGGAAACCGTCAAACAATTAAAAGAAGTAGAAAGAAAACGGATTTACCATTATCTTGAACATCACCCAAATGCTCAATACGGTAATGATAAATCAGAAATCTGGACGATTCCGTGTGACATTGCTTTGCCATGTGCAACACAGAATGAAATTAATAGAGAAAGAGCAGAAGCTATGGTGGAAAACTCAGTTAAAGCTGTTGGGGAAGGCGCAAATATGCCGTGCACTGAAGAAGCGGTACGCGTATTAACGAATAATGGCGTTTTGTTTGCTCCAGCGAAAGCGGCAAATGCAGGCGGTGTAGCTGTTTCGGCGATGGAGATGTCTCAAAACAGCATGCGGTACTCCTGGTCAGCTGAAGAAGTAGATGAAAAATTATTGCAGGTTATGAAAAACATTTACAAAACATGTACAGAAACTGCCGCGCAATATGGTTCTCCAGGCAATCTTGTAATTGGAGCTAATATTGCAGGGTTTAAAAAAGTGGCAGATGCAATGATGAGTCACGGACTAAACTAA
- a CDS encoding aminotransferase-like domain-containing protein, whose product MKTDFHFSKEIERAFKNDPPGQWMSPMPAGCLRLSSGYPAPSLVPSEEIKQAVARLLDEERDLPLHYIGSPRVPQLKEFLQNRMAQRDVETANDELLVTSGACQAIDLIARILLDDKAVVAVESPTYMEALEIFQNYTEHYITIPIDENGLQTEVLAEMLAERKDKGLPIPRLLYTIPTYQNPTGTTLSLARRQHVMELAEQYDFLVLEDDAYGELGFGERPRLLKAMDTQNRVIYVGSLSKVVAPGMRIGWVVADKRLIAPLSWFKKDLDHPFDQATMASFLEATDFDEHLEKLTTVYESKCATMLSALEEFLPPSVSWFVPKGGYFVWVQIPDVDTSKMLQEAFAAGVAFVPGKYFFLNQQEGLQYLRLSFSYASHEEIVKGVELLGRVVGTHIVSTAKNVE is encoded by the coding sequence ATGAAAACAGACTTCCATTTTTCTAAAGAAATTGAAAGAGCTTTTAAAAACGACCCACCTGGTCAGTGGATGTCTCCAATGCCAGCAGGATGCTTGCGTCTTAGTTCGGGATATCCAGCGCCATCGCTTGTTCCTTCTGAAGAAATTAAACAAGCGGTTGCTCGCTTACTAGATGAGGAGCGAGACTTACCACTACATTACATAGGTAGTCCGAGAGTTCCGCAATTAAAAGAGTTTCTTCAAAATCGAATGGCGCAACGCGATGTAGAAACGGCAAACGATGAATTGCTTGTCACGTCTGGTGCTTGTCAGGCAATTGATTTGATTGCGCGTATTCTTCTAGACGATAAAGCAGTTGTTGCTGTCGAATCACCGACTTATATGGAAGCATTGGAAATTTTCCAAAACTATACAGAGCATTACATTACCATTCCAATCGATGAAAACGGATTGCAAACTGAAGTATTAGCAGAAATGTTAGCCGAGCGTAAAGATAAAGGCTTACCCATTCCGCGATTGCTTTATACCATTCCGACCTACCAAAATCCGACAGGTACAACTTTGTCACTCGCACGCAGACAGCATGTGATGGAACTAGCAGAGCAATATGACTTTCTTGTTTTAGAAGATGACGCTTATGGAGAGTTAGGTTTTGGTGAAAGGCCACGACTATTAAAAGCGATGGACACTCAAAACCGTGTAATTTATGTAGGTTCATTATCGAAAGTTGTAGCGCCAGGCATGCGCATCGGTTGGGTAGTAGCGGACAAACGATTAATTGCGCCGTTAAGTTGGTTTAAAAAAGATTTAGATCATCCGTTTGACCAAGCGACGATGGCTTCATTTCTTGAAGCAACTGATTTTGACGAGCATTTGGAAAAGTTAACAACTGTATATGAGTCTAAATGTGCCACAATGTTATCGGCTTTAGAAGAATTTTTGCCACCTTCTGTTTCGTGGTTTGTGCCAAAAGGCGGTTACTTTGTGTGGGTTCAAATTCCGGATGTTGATACTTCAAAAATGCTGCAGGAGGCATTTGCTGCAGGTGTAGCTTTTGTTCCAGGAAAATACTTTTTCTTAAATCAGCAAGAAGGTCTACAGTATTTAAGATTGTCATTTAGTTATGCAAGTCATGAAGAAATTGTTAAAGGTGTGGAGTTGTTAGGAAGAGTAGTAGGGACACATATCGTATCAACAGCTAAAAATGTAGAGTAA
- a CDS encoding glycoside hydrolase family 13 protein — MSKKWWKEAVAYQVYPRSFKDSNNDGVGDINGVTSKLDYLKDLGIDVIWICPMYKSPNDDNGYDISDYQDIMDEFGTMEDFDRLLEEVHARGMKLIIDLVINHTSDEHPWFMESRASKDNDKRDWYIWSDEPTNWESIFGGPAWEYDQATRQYYLHLFSKKQPDLNWENPEVRQALYDMVNWWLDKGIDGFRVDAISHIKKELSDVEDPEQNLYVPAWEKMMNVKGIQPLLAELRDETFAKHDIMTVGEANGVQAHDIKDWISEDDGKFDMVFQFESMGLWDTDSTTGIDVPKLKEVLTKWQKAVEGHGWNALFIENHDKPRIVSSWGNDQQYWRESATAIACMYFFMQGTPFIYQGQEIGMTNAPFDELTHYKDIQTHNLYHYNRSEGMEHDAVMTIIKAQSRDHSRTPMQWDASPNAGFSDADPWLRTNPNYEEINVAAQLRDPHSILWFYRKMIWLRKQHDVLVYGNYELQDVDHESIYAYTRTNEEKTILVITNLTEYACYWDEPESANCLLHNYQQLDPKQLLPFEARVYEL, encoded by the coding sequence ATGAGTAAGAAATGGTGGAAAGAAGCAGTTGCCTACCAAGTGTATCCGAGAAGCTTTAAGGATTCGAATAATGATGGTGTGGGCGATATAAATGGCGTAACAAGCAAACTGGATTATTTAAAAGATCTAGGAATTGACGTAATTTGGATTTGTCCAATGTATAAATCGCCTAATGATGATAACGGATACGACATAAGCGATTATCAAGACATCATGGATGAATTCGGCACAATGGAAGATTTTGATCGTTTGCTAGAAGAAGTTCATGCTCGGGGGATGAAGCTGATTATCGATTTGGTAATCAATCATACGAGTGATGAGCACCCGTGGTTCATGGAGTCACGCGCTTCAAAAGATAATGACAAACGCGATTGGTATATATGGAGTGATGAGCCGACTAACTGGGAAAGTATTTTTGGTGGTCCGGCATGGGAATACGATCAAGCAACAAGGCAGTATTACTTGCATTTATTTTCTAAAAAACAGCCAGACTTGAATTGGGAAAACCCAGAAGTGAGGCAAGCATTATACGATATGGTCAATTGGTGGTTAGACAAAGGTATCGATGGATTCCGCGTTGATGCCATTAGCCACATAAAAAAAGAGTTGAGTGATGTGGAAGATCCTGAGCAAAATTTATATGTTCCAGCTTGGGAGAAGATGATGAATGTTAAAGGGATTCAGCCGTTGCTTGCGGAACTGCGTGATGAAACGTTTGCAAAACACGATATCATGACAGTAGGCGAGGCAAATGGTGTTCAAGCACATGATATCAAAGATTGGATTTCAGAAGATGATGGGAAATTCGATATGGTGTTTCAGTTTGAAAGCATGGGGCTATGGGATACAGATTCGACAACTGGAATCGATGTTCCAAAGTTAAAAGAAGTATTGACCAAATGGCAAAAAGCTGTCGAAGGTCATGGCTGGAATGCGCTATTCATCGAAAATCACGACAAACCACGAATTGTGTCTTCGTGGGGAAATGATCAACAATATTGGCGAGAAAGCGCGACTGCAATCGCCTGTATGTACTTTTTCATGCAAGGTACACCGTTTATTTATCAAGGTCAGGAAATCGGGATGACCAACGCGCCGTTTGATGAATTGACGCATTACAAAGATATTCAAACGCATAATCTCTACCATTACAACCGTTCCGAAGGGATGGAACATGACGCCGTGATGACCATCATCAAAGCACAGAGTCGTGACCATTCACGAACGCCGATGCAATGGGACGCCAGCCCGAACGCAGGGTTCTCGGATGCGGATCCGTGGCTACGCACTAACCCGAATTACGAAGAAATTAATGTAGCAGCGCAGCTTCGCGATCCGCATTCGATTCTCTGGTTTTATCGGAAGATGATTTGGCTCCGCAAACAGCATGATGTTCTCGTCTACGGGAACTATGAGCTGCAAGACGTGGATCACGAATCAATTTATGCTTATACTCGTACGAATGAAGAAAAAACAATTTTGGTTATTACCAATTTGACAGAGTACGCATGTTACTGGGATGAACCGGAATCTGCAAACTGTTTGTTGCATAATTATCAGCAACTTGATCCAAAACAATTACTTCCATTTGAAGCACGCGTATATGAATTGTGA
- the mug gene encoding G/U mismatch-specific DNA glycosylase, whose protein sequence is MQLEPIPDHLQKNLNILFVGFNPSIRSSETGFHYANPNNRFWKILYEAGLTSRKYRPEENSELLKLGFGLTNIVARPTKEAAEISTDEYAEGAELLKEKIMQFHPKTVCFVGKGVYQQFSKRKTVSWGVQKESVVPGVIEYVAPSSSGLVRMKLHDIVEIYSGLVNYR, encoded by the coding sequence TTGCAGCTAGAACCGATTCCTGATCATCTGCAAAAAAATTTAAACATCTTATTTGTCGGATTTAATCCGAGCATCCGGTCTTCTGAAACCGGCTTTCATTATGCTAATCCAAACAACCGATTTTGGAAAATTCTCTATGAAGCTGGATTGACTTCACGGAAATACCGCCCTGAAGAAAACAGCGAACTACTGAAGCTAGGATTTGGTTTAACGAATATCGTTGCCAGACCAACTAAAGAAGCGGCGGAAATTTCCACAGACGAATATGCTGAAGGTGCCGAATTGCTAAAAGAAAAAATCATGCAGTTTCATCCAAAAACTGTTTGTTTTGTTGGCAAAGGAGTTTATCAGCAATTCAGTAAAAGAAAAACTGTTTCATGGGGTGTTCAAAAAGAATCGGTTGTCCCAGGTGTCATTGAATATGTCGCACCCTCGTCGAGTGGTTTAGTGCGCATGAAATTACATGACATTGTCGAAATTTATAGTGGCTTGGTTAATTATCGTTAA
- a CDS encoding DUF1697 domain-containing protein: protein MKYVALLRGINVGGKNKVEMKKLTLAFEEAGMTSVTTYINSGNVVFVSTNDYKETIAATLERVIFSHFDLQIHVLVYSSDEFLKIAQSVPESWSNDQAMKSDVLFLWQDVDDETIVNRLPIKLDIDRVIYVPGAILWSVDKDMVVKSGIGKLVGTALYRRMTVRNVNTVRKISALLKSL from the coding sequence ATGAAGTATGTAGCATTGTTGCGTGGTATTAATGTAGGCGGGAAAAATAAAGTTGAAATGAAAAAATTGACACTAGCATTCGAAGAGGCGGGCATGACGAGTGTCACGACGTACATCAATTCAGGAAATGTCGTTTTTGTCTCAACAAATGATTATAAAGAAACGATAGCAGCGACTTTAGAACGAGTGATTTTCAGCCATTTCGATTTGCAGATCCATGTATTAGTTTATAGTTCGGACGAGTTTTTAAAGATTGCACAATCAGTGCCGGAAAGTTGGTCAAATGATCAAGCCATGAAAAGCGATGTCTTGTTTTTATGGCAAGATGTTGACGATGAAACGATAGTAAATCGCCTGCCTATCAAACTCGATATTGACCGCGTAATATACGTACCTGGTGCAATTCTTTGGTCGGTTGATAAAGACATGGTTGTAAAGAGCGGGATAGGGAAACTCGTAGGAACTGCTCTTTATCGGCGGATGACAGTTCGTAATGTAAATACAGTTAGAAAAATCTCGGCGCTATTGAAAAGTCTATAA
- a CDS encoding TM2 domain-containing protein encodes MKSKLAAGLLGIFLGDFGAHKFYLGKPGMGILYLLFFWTGIPAVIGLIEGILYLLQSDKDFQQKHGRR; translated from the coding sequence GTGAAAAGCAAATTAGCAGCTGGGTTACTCGGTATTTTTCTTGGTGACTTTGGTGCACATAAATTTTATTTAGGTAAACCGGGAATGGGCATTCTTTACTTACTGTTCTTTTGGACAGGGATTCCCGCAGTTATTGGATTAATCGAAGGGATTTTGTACCTTCTGCAATCTGATAAAGACTTTCAACAAAAGCACGGCAGACGCTAA
- a CDS encoding class I adenylate-forming enzyme family protein — protein MNITAALRQNAKRFPDKVAISCDGRTYSYQILNEEINRMANGLVETGLQKGDKVSLFMKNSDYNVLAFFAVLKAGGVAVPVNYRLNAEESGYIFGQSESRFIFCDAEFEGIIIEGKGRATSLQQVIVHPTPVNNDYLSWESVLSDSALEPSVEVLNTDNAEILYTSGTTGKPKGALFDHQRLANVSASFVFGVGLDAEDRILHAVPLFHSVQLNLYLFTGILLGTSNIILSEFDPEHVIQAIEEFQVSVFFGLPDMYEALLLAPNAETANLSSVTKCMYGADPIDPELVKKAMDFFGHQQFYNLCLLTEGGPGGVFLLPEQHEAKLGSGGKPMYFMEVRVVDDDFKDVQPGLIGEFVIKGNTVMKEYYNKPQETEEAFHDGWLLTGDLATIDEDGFISLVDRKADRIISAGENIFSIEVEQVTANHPQVAEAATVGLPEEEWGEIVGVIIVPEEGETIEEDQLMDYYLEHLPGYKIPKKYKIVELLPKNASGKIMKYKLRELHISEFEWFRKVPESRY, from the coding sequence ATGAATATAACAGCAGCACTCAGACAAAATGCTAAACGCTTTCCAGACAAGGTGGCCATTTCTTGTGATGGAAGAACTTACTCATACCAAATACTAAACGAAGAAATCAATCGAATGGCGAATGGACTAGTAGAAACTGGCTTACAAAAAGGTGATAAGGTTTCGCTATTTATGAAAAACTCGGATTATAATGTTCTAGCATTTTTTGCGGTTTTAAAAGCTGGCGGTGTTGCCGTGCCTGTTAATTACCGGTTAAATGCAGAGGAAAGTGGATACATTTTCGGACAATCCGAAAGTAGATTTATTTTTTGTGATGCCGAATTTGAGGGTATAATTATAGAAGGAAAGGGACGAGCAACCTCACTTCAACAAGTAATTGTCCATCCTACTCCTGTAAATAACGATTATCTGAGTTGGGAAAGTGTATTAAGCGACAGTGCATTAGAACCGTCGGTCGAAGTATTAAATACCGATAATGCTGAAATTCTTTATACATCTGGCACTACTGGAAAACCAAAAGGTGCGTTGTTTGATCATCAGCGTCTTGCAAATGTCAGTGCGTCGTTTGTTTTTGGTGTCGGACTAGATGCTGAGGACCGTATTCTTCATGCAGTGCCACTGTTTCACTCGGTTCAATTAAACCTTTATTTATTCACTGGTATTTTGCTTGGAACGTCCAACATCATCTTATCTGAATTTGATCCTGAACATGTAATCCAGGCAATTGAAGAATTCCAAGTATCTGTGTTCTTTGGCTTACCAGATATGTACGAAGCTTTATTGCTTGCACCTAATGCAGAAACAGCTAACTTGTCTTCTGTCACCAAATGTATGTATGGGGCAGATCCCATCGATCCGGAACTTGTCAAAAAAGCAATGGATTTTTTCGGTCACCAGCAATTTTATAATTTATGTTTGCTAACTGAAGGTGGACCAGGAGGAGTCTTTTTACTACCAGAACAGCATGAAGCTAAATTGGGATCAGGTGGAAAGCCGATGTATTTCATGGAAGTGCGGGTAGTGGATGATGACTTTAAAGATGTTCAACCCGGTTTGATTGGTGAATTTGTTATAAAAGGCAATACCGTGATGAAGGAATATTACAACAAACCGCAGGAAACAGAAGAAGCTTTCCATGACGGATGGTTATTGACTGGAGATTTAGCGACAATTGACGAAGATGGGTTTATCTCGCTCGTTGATCGTAAAGCAGACCGCATCATTTCAGCTGGAGAAAATATTTTTTCGATTGAAGTAGAACAGGTCACGGCAAATCATCCTCAAGTGGCAGAAGCAGCAACTGTTGGTTTACCAGAAGAAGAGTGGGGAGAGATTGTGGGTGTCATCATTGTGCCTGAAGAGGGAGAAACGATCGAAGAAGATCAATTAATGGATTACTACTTGGAGCATCTTCCTGGATATAAAATTCCTAAGAAATATAAGATTGTTGAGTTGTTACCGAAAAATGCTTCAGGAAAGATTATGAAATACAAACTACGGGAGCTGCATATTAGTGAATTTGAATGGTTCCGAAAAGTTCCGGAGAGCCGATATTAA
- a CDS encoding BsuPI-related putative proteinase inhibitor: MKRFNWLGAFLILFAVLFLAACGTEKSDETDNDSEKPTIEETETNGEEVAEMKPAIEQINDNTYRYSLVNETGETQTFEFTSSQRFDFSLTNDSGEVVFLFSSVSVFAQALGEETIDSGDKLSYDLEIPPLDLEPATYELAAWLTPRQGKMDKVTIDHIVK, from the coding sequence ATGAAAAGATTTAACTGGCTCGGAGCATTTTTGATTTTATTTGCTGTCTTATTTTTAGCAGCTTGTGGAACCGAGAAAAGTGACGAAACCGATAACGATTCTGAAAAACCCACAATTGAAGAAACCGAAACAAATGGTGAGGAAGTTGCAGAGATGAAACCGGCAATCGAACAAATTAACGACAATACTTATCGCTATAGTTTAGTAAATGAAACCGGTGAAACGCAAACTTTCGAATTTACGAGTAGCCAACGCTTCGACTTTTCATTAACAAATGACAGCGGCGAAGTAGTTTTCCTTTTTTCGTCTGTCAGTGTATTTGCACAAGCTTTAGGTGAAGAAACTATTGATAGCGGAGATAAACTAAGTTACGACTTGGAAATTCCACCACTTGACCTCGAACCTGCCACTTATGAACTTGCTGCTTGGTTAACACCAAGACAAGGCAAGATGGATAAAGTGACAATTGATCATATTGTGAAATAG
- a CDS encoding 5'-methylthioadenosine/S-adenosylhomocysteine nucleosidase, with protein sequence MSKQMLVSIMAMVLLVVLAGCSSTTESSETNKEKEETKRPILIQGPMPIEAEKFAERLENVEIEESGSTYEFYIGTVNDYPVIVSKTGKGMENTAAATAIAIEKYNPAAIINQGTSGGHDPELNVFDIVIGERTVNIGSMKTGDRAKGEGIEATEWKPMDVMASEGSAGEDPNAEKARYYDADPDLLAAAINVKDSYTQGKVVEGTIGSADVWNNEVDRINWFHENFETSVEEMESASSAMISKAYDVPFLAIRILSNNKTNDGKYNPDTAAANQEYVYEVVQEYIRFLESK encoded by the coding sequence ATTAGCAAACAAATGCTAGTATCCATCATGGCGATGGTTTTATTGGTCGTATTGGCAGGATGCAGTTCTACAACTGAGTCAAGCGAAACAAACAAAGAAAAAGAAGAAACGAAACGTCCTATTCTCATTCAAGGTCCAATGCCGATCGAAGCTGAGAAATTCGCAGAGCGTTTGGAGAATGTTGAAATCGAAGAATCAGGATCTACATATGAATTTTATATCGGTACAGTAAATGATTATCCTGTTATTGTTTCAAAAACAGGTAAAGGTATGGAAAACACAGCAGCTGCAACAGCGATTGCGATTGAAAAATACAATCCGGCTGCCATCATCAACCAAGGTACATCAGGTGGACATGATCCAGAGTTGAATGTTTTTGATATCGTCATTGGTGAACGCACAGTTAATATCGGTTCGATGAAGACAGGCGACCGTGCAAAAGGAGAAGGCATTGAAGCAACAGAATGGAAGCCGATGGACGTTATGGCTTCTGAAGGAAGTGCCGGAGAAGATCCAAATGCTGAGAAGGCGCGTTACTATGATGCAGATCCAGATCTTTTAGCTGCAGCTATTAATGTGAAAGATAGCTACACACAAGGTAAAGTGGTTGAAGGTACCATTGGATCCGCAGACGTATGGAATAATGAAGTCGACCGCATCAATTGGTTCCATGAAAACTTCGAAACTTCTGTTGAAGAAATGGAATCAGCATCATCTGCAATGATTTCAAAAGCATACGATGTACCGTTCTTAGCAATCCGTATTTTATCAAACAATAAAACAAACGACGGCAAATATAACCCAGACACAGCCGCTGCAAATCAAGAATACGTTTACGAAGTCGTACAAGAATACATTAGGTTTTTAGAAAGTAAATAA